From Fibrobacter sp. UWR3, one genomic window encodes:
- the leuC gene encoding 3-isopropylmalate dehydratase large subunit gives MGKSLYQKIFESHTVAKLPSGQCQLFIGLHLCHEVTSPQAFAQLREEGQKVLFPERTFATVDHIIPTTFPERNRPLKDGISEEMFSHIENNTKNNGIKFFGPATAEQGVIHIVGPEEGVTQPGMTVACGDSHTATHGAFGAIAFGIGTSQVADVLATQTLAMSPLKTRRIKFTGKLKPGVTAKDVALAYIAKLGVNGGVGYAYEFAGPVIEEMGMEGRMTVCNMAIEGGARVGYCNPDEKTFEYLKGRPYAPKADKWDEAVAYWKSVATDADAQFDDEVEINCDNLEPMVTWGITPAQAIPLNGNMPKIDEFTGSEKKVISEAYEYMGWEEGSKMIGRPIDIAFVGSCTNGRLSDLQAAAEIIKGHKVAPTVKMWVVPGSMKIKVEAEALGLDKIFKEAGAEWREAGCSLCLAMNPDKLKGRQVSASSSNRNFKGRQGSPTGRTILMSPAMVAAAAIEGCVTDVRKYIK, from the coding sequence ATGGGAAAATCACTCTATCAGAAGATTTTTGAAAGCCACACGGTAGCTAAGCTCCCGAGCGGCCAGTGCCAGCTCTTTATCGGGCTCCACCTCTGCCACGAAGTCACGAGCCCGCAGGCTTTTGCGCAGCTCCGCGAAGAAGGCCAGAAGGTGCTATTCCCGGAACGCACTTTCGCCACGGTGGACCACATCATTCCGACCACGTTCCCGGAACGTAACCGCCCGCTCAAGGACGGCATTTCCGAAGAGATGTTCTCCCATATCGAAAACAACACCAAGAACAACGGCATCAAGTTCTTTGGCCCCGCTACCGCCGAACAGGGCGTTATCCACATCGTGGGCCCCGAAGAAGGCGTGACCCAGCCGGGCATGACCGTTGCCTGCGGCGACTCTCACACGGCAACGCACGGTGCCTTCGGCGCTATCGCATTCGGTATCGGCACGAGCCAGGTGGCAGACGTTCTCGCCACCCAGACGCTCGCCATGAGCCCGCTCAAGACTCGCCGCATCAAGTTCACCGGCAAGCTCAAGCCGGGTGTGACCGCCAAGGACGTGGCTCTTGCCTACATCGCGAAGCTCGGCGTGAACGGTGGCGTTGGCTACGCTTACGAATTTGCCGGTCCGGTCATCGAAGAAATGGGCATGGAAGGCCGTATGACGGTCTGCAACATGGCTATCGAAGGCGGCGCCCGCGTCGGTTACTGCAACCCCGACGAAAAGACTTTCGAATACCTCAAGGGCCGTCCGTACGCCCCGAAGGCCGACAAGTGGGACGAAGCCGTCGCTTACTGGAAGTCCGTGGCTACCGACGCCGACGCTCAGTTTGACGACGAAGTCGAAATCAACTGCGACAACCTCGAACCGATGGTTACCTGGGGTATCACTCCGGCCCAGGCCATTCCGCTGAACGGCAACATGCCGAAGATCGACGAATTTACCGGCAGCGAAAAGAAGGTCATCTCCGAAGCCTACGAATACATGGGCTGGGAAGAAGGTTCCAAGATGATTGGCCGCCCCATCGACATCGCCTTCGTGGGTAGCTGCACCAACGGCCGCCTCAGCGACTTGCAGGCCGCCGCCGAAATCATCAAGGGCCACAAGGTCGCCCCGACCGTCAAGATGTGGGTGGTGCCTGGCTCCATGAAGATCAAGGTGGAAGCCGAAGCTCTTGGTCTCGACAAGATTTTCAAGGAAGCCGGTGCCGAATGGCGCGAAGCGGGCTGCTCGCTCTGCCTCGCCATGAACCCGGACAAGCTCAAGGGCCGCCAGGTGAGTGCCTCCTCCAGTAACCGTAACTTCAAGGGCCGTCAGGGCAGCCCCACGGGCCGCACCATCCTCATGAGCCCCGCCATGGTGGCCGCCGCCGCCATCGAAGGCTGTGTCACCGACGTCCGCAAGTACATCAAGTAA
- a CDS encoding 3-isopropylmalate dehydratase small subunit 2, whose translation MNSIDIVKGSGVPVRGNDIDTDRIIPARFLKCVTFEGLGDNAFADDIAGLAAQGKVHPFRDPAYKNGSILVSNQNFGCGSSREHAPQALKRWGIRAIIAESYSEIFFGNCVAIGVPCYKVSHEVADKILAWIEAHPSEELVTSTESRTLKMGDETIELTLADGPRGQFLDGSWHARSALMANADKVQELASKLPYMNFLK comes from the coding sequence ATGAATTCTATCGACATTGTTAAAGGTTCCGGCGTTCCTGTACGCGGCAACGACATCGACACTGACCGTATCATCCCGGCACGCTTCCTCAAGTGCGTCACGTTCGAAGGCCTCGGCGACAACGCCTTTGCCGACGATATCGCAGGCCTCGCCGCTCAGGGCAAGGTTCACCCGTTCCGCGATCCGGCCTACAAGAACGGCTCCATTCTCGTCTCGAACCAGAACTTCGGTTGCGGTTCCAGCCGCGAACACGCTCCGCAGGCTCTGAAGCGCTGGGGCATCCGCGCCATCATCGCCGAAAGCTACTCCGAAATCTTCTTCGGTAACTGCGTGGCCATTGGCGTGCCTTGCTACAAGGTGAGCCACGAAGTGGCCGACAAGATTCTCGCTTGGATCGAAGCACACCCGAGCGAAGAACTCGTCACGAGCACCGAAAGCCGCACGCTCAAGATGGGTGACGAAACCATCGAGCTCACGCTCGCCGACGGCCCCCGCGGCCAGTTCCTCGACGGCTCCTGGCACGCACGCTCCGCCCTCATGGCCAACGCCGACAAGGTGCAGGAACTCGCCAGCAAGCTGCCGTATATGAACTTTCTGAAGTAA
- a CDS encoding Rpn family recombination-promoting nuclease/putative transposase codes for MNTNHVPFEQLPITNRFMFALVFSHKHIAKPFLEALLGVKIFDLHEPEPEKATESSPFNKGVRYDVFVKEQGPKGEILRTFDIEMQIEDTHELPKRARYYQALCDSEALNKGESYRNLKEQYIMFICPDDIFGWGRAVYKFMNLEKEHPEHELGDLCFKNFYIFNKYRDVAEQSIKEYLEYFATNKATSQETKDIERQRQWYLSDNETRKRYMTWQQEIDDAVYVERERANAAERRADEEKSRADEAESRADRYEKMLKEHGLL; via the coding sequence ATGAATACGAACCATGTTCCGTTTGAACAGTTGCCCATCACGAACCGTTTCATGTTCGCGCTGGTGTTCAGCCATAAGCACATCGCAAAGCCCTTTCTGGAGGCTCTTCTCGGTGTCAAAATTTTTGACTTGCATGAACCGGAGCCGGAGAAAGCGACCGAAAGCAGCCCCTTTAACAAGGGGGTCCGCTACGATGTATTTGTAAAGGAGCAGGGACCCAAGGGCGAAATCCTCCGCACCTTTGACATCGAGATGCAGATCGAGGACACCCACGAACTGCCGAAGCGCGCCCGTTACTACCAGGCGCTGTGTGACTCAGAAGCATTGAACAAGGGAGAATCCTACCGCAACCTCAAGGAACAGTATATCATGTTCATTTGCCCCGACGACATTTTCGGGTGGGGTAGGGCTGTTTACAAGTTCATGAACTTGGAAAAAGAGCACCCTGAGCATGAATTGGGAGACCTATGCTTCAAAAATTTTTATATATTCAATAAATACAGGGATGTTGCCGAGCAGTCAATCAAGGAGTATCTTGAATATTTCGCGACCAACAAGGCCACATCCCAGGAAACAAAGGACATCGAACGCCAGCGGCAATGGTATCTGTCGGACAACGAAACAAGGAAACGCTATATGACTTGGCAACAGGAAATCGATGATGCAGTGTATGTGGAGCGTGAACGCGCCAATGCGGCGGAACGCCGTGCTGATGAAGAGAAATCTCGCGCCGATGAGGCGGAATCCCGTGCTGACAGGTACGAGAAAATGCTCAAGGAACACGGACTTCTTTAA
- a CDS encoding 3-isopropylmalate dehydratase small subunit 2 — protein sequence MNSISSREHAPQALKRWGIRAIIAESYSEIFFGNCVAIGVPCYKVSHEVADKILAWIEAHPSEELVTSTESRTLKMGDETIELTLADGPRGQFLDGSWHARSALMANADKVQELASKLPYMQFLK from the coding sequence ATGAATTCTATCTCCAGCCGCGAACACGCTCCGCAGGCCCTGAAGCGCTGGGGTATCCGCGCCATCATCGCCGAAAGCTACTCCGAAATCTTCTTCGGTAACTGCGTGGCTATCGGCGTTCCCTGCTACAAGGTGAGCCACGAAGTGGCTGACAAGATTCTCGCCTGGATCGAAGCACACCCGAGCGAAGAACTCGTCACCAGCACCGAAAGCCGCACGCTCAAGATGGGTGACGAAACCATCGAGCTCACGCTTGCCGACGGCCCCCGCGGTCAGTTCCTCGACGGCTCCTGGCACGCACGTTCCGCCCTCATGGCCAACGCCGACAAGGTGCAGGAACTCGCAAGCAAGCTGCCGTATATGCAGTTCCTTAAATAG
- a CDS encoding L,D-transpeptidase has protein sequence MLTSPIDNILVEKAKRQMQLCNGENVVKTYRISLGKNVGF, from the coding sequence ATGCTCACCTCACCCATCGACAACATTCTCGTAGAAAAAGCGAAACGTCAGATGCAGTTGTGCAACGGAGAGAACGTTGTCAAGACCTACAGAATTTCTTTGGGCAAGAATGTTGGGTTTTAA
- a CDS encoding prevent-host-death protein — protein MNAIRPVSDLQDCLEDISKTVHESGQPVFLTKDGYGDMVLMSMEAFAHFQIENEIYAKLHEAELQAQESTKRYTSEEILNFRH, from the coding sequence ATGAATGCCATAAGACCCGTGTCAGACTTGCAAGATTGTCTCGAAGACATTTCCAAGACCGTCCACGAATCTGGACAGCCTGTGTTCTTGACTAAAGACGGCTATGGCGACATGGTTCTTATGAGCATGGAAGCGTTCGCCCATTTTCAAATTGAAAATGAAATCTACGCCAAGTTGCACGAGGCCGAACTGCAAGCACAGGAATCCACCAAAAGATATACTTCAGAAGAAATCCTAAATTTCCGACATTAA
- a CDS encoding murein L,D-transpeptidase family protein — protein sequence MLTSPIDNILVEKAKRQMHLRSGEIIFKTYRISLGKNPVGAKVKSGDNKTPEGDYTIVLHNPKSKFHLSLRISYPNAEQIEAAKVGNYETGGDIMIHGYPNKVPAFLFKFWHRWKDWTAGCIAVTNDEIEEIYDAVKDGTPITIKP from the coding sequence ATGCTCACCTCACCCATCGACAATATTCTCGTAGAAAAGGCGAAACGTCAGATGCACTTGCGAAGCGGCGAGATTATCTTCAAGACGTACAGAATTTCGCTGGGCAAGAATCCTGTGGGAGCGAAGGTCAAGTCCGGCGACAACAAGACGCCCGAAGGCGACTACACCATCGTACTTCACAACCCCAAAAGCAAGTTCCATTTATCGCTCCGAATTTCGTACCCGAACGCGGAGCAAATCGAGGCTGCAAAAGTTGGCAACTACGAGACCGGCGGCGACATCATGATTCACGGCTATCCGAATAAAGTTCCCGCTTTCCTCTTTAAATTCTGGCACAGGTGGAAAGACTGGACTGCCGGATGCATCGCCGTCACAAACGACGAAATCGAAGAAATTTACGATGCGGTAAAAGACGGAACGCCGATAACCATCAAGCCTTAG
- a CDS encoding PH domain-containing protein translates to MDNELSLLIGKDEKILYAGKPDKRCFVFECIFNPMLPFALVWGFFDMFFIGTAFSSDQSDQVAYFIVPFMALHLMPVWIYLGGALLSFRRYRNTAYIVTDKAIYASGGIFARTYKSKPFAELSHVDLHRGIFDQWFGVGDIITTSAQANPATLNGRRRSTNAGISIDSIANYAEVYKLVKQLQEDIYTDVMYPNDLRPKENHGYKSRYRG, encoded by the coding sequence ATGGACAACGAACTTTCACTTTTGATCGGGAAAGATGAAAAAATTCTCTATGCCGGCAAGCCCGACAAGAGGTGCTTCGTTTTTGAATGCATTTTCAATCCGATGCTCCCGTTCGCGCTCGTCTGGGGATTTTTCGACATGTTTTTTATCGGGACTGCCTTTTCTTCGGACCAGTCGGACCAAGTGGCCTACTTTATTGTCCCCTTCATGGCTCTCCACCTGATGCCCGTATGGATTTACCTGGGCGGGGCGCTGCTCTCGTTCAGGCGGTATCGCAATACGGCCTATATCGTCACGGACAAGGCCATCTATGCTTCCGGCGGAATCTTCGCAAGAACATACAAGTCAAAACCCTTCGCGGAACTTTCGCACGTAGATTTGCACCGCGGCATTTTTGACCAGTGGTTTGGCGTGGGCGATATCATCACGACCTCGGCCCAGGCGAACCCCGCGACGCTGAACGGGCGAAGAAGGTCGACTAACGCAGGCATTTCCATCGACAGCATCGCCAATTACGCTGAAGTGTACAAGCTCGTGAAGCAACTGCAGGAGGACATCTACACCGACGTGATGTACCCGAACGACTTGCGCCCCAAGGAAAATCACGGGTATAAATCAAGGTATCGCGGGTAA
- a CDS encoding superoxide dismutase translates to MTEQKNGKFEMPALPYAAADLAPALSAETIEFHYGKHLQTYLNNLNAALPGSAFEGKSLEDIVKTSEGGVFNNAGQFLNHSMYFMQFAAPKAGNAPSGKIAEAIARDFGSFEKFQEEFQAKGAGLFGSGWVWLSADASGKLVITQEGNAQNPLTKGLKPLLTFDVWEHAYYIDYRNRRPDYLKALWSIVNWDEVNKRLG, encoded by the coding sequence ATGACAGAACAGAAAAACGGAAAATTTGAAATGCCCGCCCTCCCGTATGCGGCGGCGGACCTGGCCCCGGCCCTCAGCGCCGAAACCATCGAGTTCCACTACGGCAAGCACCTGCAGACCTACCTGAACAACCTGAACGCGGCGCTTCCGGGCAGCGCCTTCGAAGGCAAGTCCCTCGAAGACATCGTGAAAACCTCCGAAGGCGGCGTTTTCAACAACGCGGGCCAGTTCCTGAACCACTCCATGTATTTTATGCAGTTTGCCGCCCCGAAGGCCGGCAACGCCCCCTCGGGCAAGATCGCGGAAGCCATCGCCCGCGATTTCGGCTCCTTCGAAAAATTCCAGGAAGAATTCCAGGCGAAGGGCGCAGGCCTCTTTGGTTCCGGCTGGGTCTGGCTCTCTGCCGATGCAAGCGGCAAGCTCGTGATTACGCAGGAAGGCAACGCCCAGAACCCGCTCACCAAGGGGCTCAAGCCGCTCCTCACCTTCGACGTGTGGGAACATGCCTACTACATCGACTACCGCAATCGCCGTCCGGATTACCTCAAGGCGCTCTGGAGCATCGTCAACTGGGACGAAGTCAACAAGCGCCTCGGGTAA
- a CDS encoding exo-beta-N-acetylmuramidase NamZ domain-containing protein, translated as MVSLALTRFEKAFPANLKGKRLGAVLHPASVLPDLHYTLDLLKEYDGKLFKLSALFGPQHGIKGHTQDNMIEWEGYTDPELGFPVYSLYGEHREPTPEMLSHVDMMLVDLQDVGARYYTFIWTLFLCMKACEKAGIPVIVVDRPNPINCIDEEGPVLDLDYTSFVGLHSIRTRHAKTIGELAVQFKEERFLKCELYVLGMEGYDKKMWYDQTGLPWILPSPNMPTLDTAIVYPGMCLFEATNVSEGRGTTRPFEIFGAPFIDAVKLCKYMNGLKLPGVYFRENYFQPTFHKGAGQICGGAQIHVLDRDKFRSFDMAVKLLQYIFNEYPNDFAWKLPPYEYEFKKLPIDILLGNGTFRRDYIETSI; from the coding sequence ATGGTTTCTCTCGCACTTACACGTTTTGAAAAGGCTTTCCCCGCTAACCTCAAGGGCAAGCGCCTCGGCGCCGTCCTCCACCCGGCTTCGGTACTCCCGGACCTGCACTACACCCTCGACCTCCTGAAGGAATACGACGGCAAGCTGTTCAAGCTTTCGGCGCTCTTTGGCCCGCAGCACGGCATCAAGGGCCACACACAAGACAACATGATCGAATGGGAGGGCTACACCGACCCCGAACTGGGCTTTCCCGTCTATAGCCTGTACGGCGAACACCGCGAACCCACGCCCGAGATGCTCAGCCACGTGGACATGATGCTTGTAGACCTGCAGGACGTTGGCGCCCGCTACTACACGTTCATCTGGACGCTGTTCCTTTGTATGAAAGCCTGCGAGAAGGCGGGAATCCCCGTGATTGTTGTCGACCGCCCGAATCCCATCAACTGTATCGATGAAGAAGGCCCGGTGCTGGACCTCGACTACACGAGTTTCGTGGGCCTGCACAGCATCCGCACGCGCCACGCGAAGACCATTGGCGAATTGGCCGTCCAGTTTAAGGAAGAACGCTTCCTCAAGTGTGAACTCTACGTGCTGGGCATGGAAGGCTACGACAAAAAGATGTGGTACGACCAGACGGGGCTCCCGTGGATTTTACCGAGCCCGAACATGCCTACCCTCGATACCGCAATCGTTTACCCCGGCATGTGCCTGTTCGAGGCGACCAACGTGAGCGAAGGCCGCGGTACCACGCGCCCGTTCGAGATTTTCGGTGCGCCGTTTATCGATGCGGTCAAACTTTGCAAGTACATGAACGGATTGAAATTGCCCGGCGTGTATTTCCGCGAGAACTACTTCCAGCCCACGTTCCACAAGGGCGCAGGCCAGATTTGCGGGGGCGCGCAGATTCACGTGCTCGACCGCGACAAGTTCCGCAGTTTCGATATGGCGGTGAAGCTCTTGCAGTACATCTTCAACGAGTACCCGAACGATTTCGCCTGGAAGCTGCCGCCCTACGAATATGAATTCAAGAAGTTGCCCATCGACATTTTGCTCGGCAACGGCACTTTTAGACGAGACTATATAGAGACAAGCATTTAA
- a CDS encoding single-stranded DNA-binding protein: protein MAYLNKVMLIGNIGKDPEIRMGQNGGRKRVSFSLATSRRYRDNNGEQKEQTDWHNIVGWGKIADIVEQLGIHKGMSLYVEGTLTNRSWTDQNGQKRYVTEVNMDTFQLLGPRGQGGAPGAAPASSYNQQNSYSPAQNSAPAYDAPMDGDGDDLPF from the coding sequence ATGGCATATCTGAACAAAGTGATGCTCATTGGCAATATCGGTAAGGACCCTGAAATTCGTATGGGCCAGAACGGCGGACGCAAGCGCGTCTCGTTCTCGCTCGCCACCAGCCGCCGCTACCGCGACAACAACGGTGAACAGAAGGAACAGACGGACTGGCACAACATCGTGGGCTGGGGCAAGATCGCCGACATCGTCGAGCAGCTCGGCATCCACAAGGGCATGAGCCTCTACGTGGAAGGCACCCTCACCAACCGCAGCTGGACCGACCAGAACGGCCAGAAGCGCTACGTGACCGAAGTGAACATGGACACCTTCCAGCTTCTCGGACCCCGTGGCCAGGGTGGCGCTCCCGGTGCCGCACCCGCAAGTTCGTACAACCAGCAGAACAGCTACTCCCCCGCCCAGAACTCGGCTCCCGCGTACGACGCCCCGATGGATGGCGACGGCGACGACCTGCCGTTCTAG
- a CDS encoding NADH dehydrogenase subunit 6, translating to MNQDVANIALMFVLPLGVTFITILQSAAAERNTHKIIGAILSLFIVVMDCLFYFSKNSFISYNADGGLLLAFASLMLFGVLYTVRSEDMPAKFANGLFTAFMLAAFVGIAYWERPTLLVTSEYTPAELAAQNAKYQDYIASFQNGEGGKWQEAPKAPAARNGGANAQANSPAQKTQMSEASLSRLEKYITECTKVIDRMNAIMASIENFGTLPANVSESEREKKSQQALAINNNATALNKKTLGLFHPHESSEAHSEIIQASESVRLAAYSLYTYALQENAEEQANQYRQCRNQIAQARASLERFWIDIQNLKSNNQPQQEDN from the coding sequence ATGAACCAGGACGTAGCCAATATTGCATTGATGTTCGTGCTCCCGCTCGGAGTGACGTTTATTACCATACTCCAGTCAGCGGCTGCCGAACGCAATACGCACAAGATTATAGGGGCAATCCTCTCGCTGTTCATCGTCGTGATGGACTGCCTGTTCTATTTCTCGAAGAATTCCTTCATCAGCTACAATGCCGATGGAGGGCTTCTCCTTGCATTCGCAAGCCTCATGCTCTTCGGCGTGCTCTACACGGTACGCAGCGAAGATATGCCCGCGAAATTCGCGAACGGGCTCTTTACCGCATTCATGCTCGCCGCATTTGTCGGCATCGCTTACTGGGAACGCCCGACGCTCCTGGTCACTTCGGAATATACGCCGGCAGAACTCGCCGCGCAGAACGCGAAGTACCAGGACTACATCGCATCGTTCCAGAACGGTGAAGGCGGCAAGTGGCAAGAGGCCCCGAAGGCACCTGCCGCAAGGAACGGTGGAGCCAACGCCCAAGCGAACTCTCCGGCGCAAAAAACGCAGATGTCCGAGGCTTCGCTCTCCAGGCTCGAGAAGTACATCACTGAATGTACGAAGGTCATTGACCGCATGAACGCCATCATGGCGAGCATCGAGAACTTCGGCACGCTCCCTGCAAACGTGAGCGAATCCGAACGCGAAAAGAAGAGCCAGCAGGCGCTCGCCATCAACAACAACGCGACCGCGCTCAACAAGAAGACTCTCGGGCTTTTCCACCCGCACGAATCAAGCGAGGCGCATTCCGAAATTATACAGGCGAGCGAAAGCGTTCGCCTTGCCGCCTATTCGCTGTACACCTACGCCCTGCAAGAAAACGCAGAAGAGCAGGCGAACCAGTACAGGCAATGCCGCAACCAGATTGCGCAGGCCAGGGCTTCCCTGGAGCGTTTCTGGATCGACATACAGAACTTAAAATCAAACAACCAACCTCAACAAGAAGATAACTAA
- a CDS encoding aspartate-semialdehyde dehydrogenase, giving the protein MIRNVAIMGATGAVGQEILSILEERNFPLQSLKLLASERSAGKEFKFKGETLKCEVLNKDSFKGIDLVLSSAGAAISQEFAPIAVENGAVVVDNTSFFRMDPKVPLVVPEVNPEDIKLYKAELGGKGIIANPNCTTIMMVVVLNPIEKISHIKKIHISSYQSASGAGAIAMEELKQQYKDIIETGTTTHINKFPFQLAYNVIPQIDKMTENDYTKEEMKMFNETRKIMHSDVRTSATCVRVSSLRSHSESVWFETERPVSVEEIRNALKNAPGVTLKDDPQNYVYPMPLESAGKDNVFVGRIRKDLADENSNTLWLTGDQIRKGAALNAVQIGEILAKGV; this is encoded by the coding sequence ATGATTCGCAACGTTGCCATCATGGGCGCAACCGGCGCCGTGGGCCAAGAAATCCTCTCCATCCTCGAGGAACGCAACTTCCCGCTGCAGAGCCTCAAGCTCCTCGCCTCCGAGCGCAGCGCGGGCAAGGAATTCAAGTTCAAGGGCGAAACCCTCAAGTGCGAAGTCCTGAACAAGGATTCCTTCAAGGGTATTGACCTGGTGCTCAGCTCCGCCGGTGCCGCGATTTCCCAGGAATTCGCCCCCATCGCCGTCGAGAACGGCGCCGTGGTGGTGGACAACACCAGCTTCTTCCGCATGGACCCGAAGGTCCCGCTGGTCGTGCCCGAAGTGAACCCCGAAGACATCAAGCTCTACAAGGCCGAACTCGGTGGTAAGGGCATCATCGCGAACCCGAACTGCACGACCATCATGATGGTTGTGGTCTTGAACCCGATCGAGAAGATTTCTCACATCAAGAAGATTCACATTTCCTCTTACCAGAGCGCGAGCGGCGCAGGTGCCATCGCCATGGAAGAACTCAAGCAGCAGTACAAGGACATCATCGAGACGGGCACCACCACGCACATCAACAAGTTCCCGTTCCAGCTCGCGTACAACGTGATTCCGCAGATCGACAAGATGACGGAAAACGACTACACGAAGGAAGAAATGAAGATGTTCAACGAAACGCGCAAGATCATGCACTCCGACGTGCGTACGAGCGCTACCTGCGTGCGCGTGAGCTCGCTGCGTTCTCACTCCGAATCCGTGTGGTTCGAGACCGAGCGTCCGGTTTCTGTCGAAGAAATCCGCAACGCCCTCAAGAATGCCCCGGGCGTGACCCTCAAGGACGACCCGCAGAACTACGTCTACCCGATGCCGCTCGAAAGCGCCGGCAAGGACAACGTGTTCGTTGGCCGTATCCGCAAGGACCTCGCCGACGAGAACAGCAACACGCTGTGGCTCACCGGTGACCAGATCCGCAAGGGCGCTGCTCTCAACGCCGTGCAGATTGGCGAGATCTTGGCCAAGGGTGTGTAA
- a CDS encoding FISUMP domain-containing protein: MPLFVAGLFLAACGDDSSGPYLTMDESSSSIQSSGSVASSSSVRLQPCRTETEDNCEYGTITDERDGKTYKTVKIGNWIWMAENLNYDAGEGSYCYDDKEENCEKYGRLYTFDVANTVCPKDFYLASSYQYRILFDQVGADSSAVALKSDHGWKEDGNGLDQFGFSALPGGSRYYEGSYLSEGEVAKFMTCDKDIMGEVTVGLAYNQVKGNMQGGYAGRAAYVRCYRLP; the protein is encoded by the coding sequence ATGCCTTTGTTTGTTGCGGGCCTGTTTCTTGCGGCTTGCGGGGATGATTCTTCCGGCCCGTATCTTACGATGGACGAAAGTTCGTCTAGCATTCAATCTTCTGGCAGTGTTGCGTCTAGTTCGTCCGTGCGCTTGCAGCCTTGCAGGACAGAGACGGAGGACAATTGTGAGTATGGAACCATCACTGACGAACGCGATGGGAAGACTTACAAGACGGTCAAGATCGGGAACTGGATATGGATGGCGGAAAACTTGAACTACGATGCGGGTGAGGGCAGCTACTGCTACGACGACAAGGAAGAAAACTGCGAAAAGTACGGACGTCTATATACGTTTGATGTCGCGAATACCGTTTGTCCCAAGGATTTCTATCTGGCGAGCAGCTATCAGTACAGGATTCTCTTCGATCAAGTGGGTGCGGACAGTTCTGCTGTTGCCCTTAAGTCAGATCATGGTTGGAAAGAAGACGGGAATGGTCTGGACCAGTTCGGTTTTTCGGCTCTTCCCGGAGGGTCCCGCTACTATGAAGGTTCCTACCTGAGTGAGGGGGAAGTAGCGAAGTTCATGACTTGCGACAAAGACATTATGGGCGAGGTTACTGTGGGACTTGCCTATAATCAGGTTAAAGGCAATATGCAGGGCGGTTACGCGGGCCGTGCGGCCTATGTCCGCTGTTATAGATTGCCTTAG